The following are from one region of the Rhizobacter sp. AJA081-3 genome:
- a CDS encoding HD-GYP domain-containing protein translates to MSALISAVLGLTPQQRELLRPCPNLTNGASRHALRAAWVASLICIGLGTSSTVRARTAFAALTHDVGEFATRLALLGWQSASLGAALLMEMPFRDPTQQLVSVQVALGLHECWDGTGRPLGLRRHQIPLAVRIVAVADAYDHLVAAEDALYAEAVLRALESLRGRSGSAFDPDCVEALAGGIGRLLRDEAGLYRMTG, encoded by the coding sequence ATGTCGGCTCTGATCTCTGCCGTGCTCGGGCTGACGCCGCAGCAACGCGAACTGCTGCGGCCCTGCCCGAACCTGACCAATGGCGCCTCACGCCATGCGCTGCGCGCCGCCTGGGTGGCGAGTCTGATCTGCATCGGGCTCGGCACATCCAGCACGGTGCGAGCTCGCACGGCGTTCGCGGCGCTCACGCACGACGTCGGCGAGTTCGCGACCAGGCTCGCGCTCCTTGGCTGGCAGAGCGCCTCGCTCGGCGCGGCCCTGCTGATGGAGATGCCGTTCCGGGACCCCACACAGCAGCTCGTCTCAGTGCAAGTCGCGCTCGGCCTGCACGAATGCTGGGACGGCACCGGCCGCCCGCTCGGCCTGCGGCGCCACCAGATCCCGTTGGCCGTGCGCATCGTCGCCGTGGCCGATGCCTACGACCACCTGGTCGCCGCCGAGGACGCGCTGTACGCGGAGGCTGTGCTGCGTGCGCTGGAATCGCTTCGCGGGCGCAGCGGCTCCGCGTTCGATCCCGACTGTGTCGAGGCCCTGGCAGGCGGCATCGGTCGCCTGCTGCGCGACGAAGCGGGCCTGTACCGAATGACCGGCTGA
- a CDS encoding BTAD domain-containing putative transcriptional regulator, whose product MFVGTDGVPIVGDRMGQLLMFLAFSADWVPRERLASLFWPERQAHEARSNVRNLLYRTLRERAFARLEFAGECVRWSIPSDIAHLARSEAAGDWKQAIDVGDGDLLEGVEVRATAAYLEWLVFERSRHRERWSAAIRARIAEVGMDADEGLRLAQRLLEREPYNEDVVTQLVDSLLNRGHIQKARQIHEEYMQRLRTDLDVEPSTRLQRLVDESMAPPRGEASANTPPARPRIAGRAATLAEPLVGRRLETREVLAYLGSDDCRLLTLTGPGGVGKSKLARHVFDAVDAALGARPRYWADLSSVASIDNAAAAIAESVGVDVAGSTPPLERVALRLRSDPAFLFLDGVEHLAGLDEVIGCLLIRCPRLKIMLISRHRMETCGQVYPVGGLPTPDEDELDADAILASDAVALFSAFAIRTRRDINLRAEARQLVRLVRLVEGHPLALQMLAGWAHVLPIGAMCDAVESNLPSLSAGRADRGQGLQASFERSWRLLTDGERQILARLSVFEAPFDPCAASAVADAPLAVLGALADKSLLYMDEHGRFGVHAAIRLFAIDKLQQPQSVHARYARYYGNLFATYSDHDRLCVERQCKQLDRDWIHGIVAWQWALHMGLIEVVEKIVVPLRNLSFDLGRLGDFAEVLQQTRTAIASSPTAQPRLHTKLAYVSQLEWLRHGGSWEDFERLTHDGWRAGARAGSVRCRIAILVNWGQALTAAGRLEEALRYLGMATRRAQRNAEARLESIALSVSAAALGKLDRHADALRQLAQARLILRSNPEVCPRTQMIVDFAEGEIRERMSDWARAYELFAAVREMAARWRLMGGRKDVLVRMASLELLGGRVDPAAALLEEAKVAMQTCADQSNRAMLLCLEAQIRLHRHDTIGAARQILDLLRIPARKWSEQVVVAFYELLQHWRSALADTDGIALTGAESQAHDTTHEALPDPGPIEPALLDLAIEIEEFVRRTPRAAAPGLTGSV is encoded by the coding sequence TTGTTCGTCGGCACCGACGGCGTGCCGATCGTCGGCGACCGGATGGGTCAACTGCTCATGTTCCTGGCCTTCAGCGCCGACTGGGTTCCGCGCGAGCGGCTCGCTTCGCTGTTCTGGCCGGAGCGCCAGGCGCACGAGGCGCGCAGCAACGTGCGCAACCTCCTGTACCGGACGCTGCGCGAGCGCGCCTTCGCGCGGCTCGAGTTCGCCGGCGAGTGCGTGCGCTGGAGCATCCCGTCCGACATCGCGCACCTGGCCCGCTCCGAGGCTGCGGGGGACTGGAAGCAGGCCATTGACGTGGGCGACGGCGACCTGCTCGAAGGCGTCGAGGTTCGCGCCACGGCCGCCTACCTGGAGTGGCTGGTCTTCGAGCGCAGCCGGCATCGCGAGCGATGGTCGGCCGCGATCCGCGCGCGCATCGCCGAGGTCGGCATGGATGCCGACGAGGGCCTGCGCCTGGCGCAGCGCCTGCTCGAGCGCGAGCCCTACAACGAGGACGTCGTCACCCAGCTCGTCGATTCGCTTCTGAACCGCGGGCACATCCAGAAGGCGCGCCAGATCCACGAGGAATACATGCAGCGCCTGCGCACCGACCTCGACGTGGAGCCCTCCACGCGCCTGCAGCGCCTCGTCGACGAGTCCATGGCGCCGCCTCGGGGCGAGGCGTCGGCGAACACGCCGCCGGCACGGCCGCGCATCGCCGGGCGCGCGGCCACGCTGGCCGAGCCGCTCGTCGGGCGCCGGCTCGAAACCCGCGAGGTGCTCGCCTACCTCGGCTCCGACGACTGCCGGCTGCTGACGCTGACCGGCCCGGGCGGCGTGGGCAAGTCCAAGCTCGCGCGCCACGTTTTCGATGCTGTCGACGCGGCCCTCGGCGCGCGGCCACGTTACTGGGCCGACCTGTCCAGCGTGGCCTCGATCGACAACGCCGCTGCGGCGATCGCCGAGTCGGTGGGCGTCGACGTGGCCGGCAGCACGCCGCCGCTGGAGCGCGTCGCGCTGCGGCTGAGGAGCGACCCGGCCTTCCTCTTCCTCGACGGCGTGGAGCACCTCGCCGGGCTGGACGAAGTGATCGGCTGCCTGCTGATCCGCTGCCCGCGGCTGAAGATCATGCTCATCTCGCGGCACCGCATGGAAACCTGCGGCCAGGTCTACCCGGTGGGCGGGCTGCCGACGCCCGACGAGGACGAACTCGACGCGGATGCCATCCTCGCCAGCGACGCCGTCGCGCTGTTCTCGGCCTTCGCGATCCGCACGCGGCGCGACATCAACCTGCGCGCCGAAGCCCGGCAACTCGTGCGCCTGGTGCGGCTTGTCGAAGGTCACCCTCTGGCCTTGCAGATGCTCGCCGGCTGGGCGCACGTGCTGCCGATCGGCGCGATGTGCGATGCGGTGGAAAGCAACCTGCCCTCGCTGAGTGCCGGCCGCGCCGATCGCGGCCAGGGCCTGCAAGCTTCGTTCGAGCGCTCCTGGCGACTGCTAACCGACGGCGAGCGCCAGATCCTCGCACGCCTGTCCGTCTTCGAGGCGCCGTTCGACCCCTGCGCCGCCTCGGCCGTGGCCGACGCTCCGCTGGCTGTGCTGGGCGCGCTGGCCGACAAGTCGCTGCTCTACATGGACGAACATGGCCGGTTCGGCGTGCACGCCGCAATCCGCCTGTTCGCGATCGACAAGCTGCAGCAGCCGCAGAGCGTGCACGCCCGCTATGCGCGGTACTACGGCAACCTGTTCGCCACGTACAGTGACCACGACCGGCTGTGCGTGGAACGCCAGTGCAAGCAGCTGGACCGCGACTGGATCCACGGTATCGTGGCTTGGCAATGGGCCCTGCACATGGGCCTGATCGAGGTGGTCGAGAAGATCGTCGTGCCCTTGCGCAATCTGTCGTTCGACCTCGGTCGCCTGGGCGACTTCGCCGAGGTGCTGCAGCAAACTCGCACGGCCATCGCGTCGTCGCCAACCGCGCAGCCCCGCCTGCACACGAAGCTCGCCTACGTGTCGCAGCTCGAATGGCTGCGACACGGCGGTTCGTGGGAGGACTTCGAGCGACTGACCCACGACGGCTGGCGCGCCGGTGCTCGCGCGGGCTCGGTGCGCTGCCGCATCGCAATCCTCGTCAACTGGGGCCAGGCGCTGACCGCGGCCGGCCGCCTCGAGGAGGCGCTGCGCTACCTGGGCATGGCGACGCGGCGCGCGCAGCGCAATGCCGAGGCTCGGCTGGAGTCGATCGCGCTGTCGGTGTCGGCCGCCGCGCTGGGCAAGCTCGACCGACACGCCGACGCGCTGCGGCAGCTGGCGCAGGCCCGGCTGATCCTGCGCTCGAATCCCGAGGTCTGCCCGCGCACACAGATGATTGTGGATTTCGCCGAGGGCGAGATCCGTGAACGCATGTCCGACTGGGCGCGCGCCTACGAGCTGTTCGCCGCGGTGCGCGAGATGGCCGCGCGCTGGCGCCTGATGGGCGGGCGCAAGGACGTGCTAGTGCGCATGGCGAGCCTCGAGCTGCTCGGCGGTCGCGTCGACCCGGCCGCCGCATTGCTCGAGGAGGCCAAGGTCGCGATGCAGACCTGCGCGGACCAGTCCAACCGCGCGATGCTGCTGTGCCTGGAAGCGCAGATCCGCCTGCACCGGCACGACACGATCGGTGCGGCCCGGCAGATCCTCGACCTGCTGCGCATCCCCGCCCGGAAATGGTCGGAGCAAGTCGTCGTGGCCTTCTACGAACTCCTGCAGCACTGGCGAAGCGCCCTCGCGGACACCGACGGCATCGCCCTGACGGGCGCCGAGTCGCAGGCCCACGACACCACGCACGAAGCCTTGCCCGATCCGGGCCCGATCGAGCCGGCGCTGCTCGACCTGGCTATCGAGATCGAGGAGTTCGTCCGCCGCACGCCACGCGCCGCCGCGCCGGGGCTCACGGGCAGCGTCTGA
- a CDS encoding HD-GYP domain-containing protein, with protein MVPISSGWADEPGAVAWPRLDPELISHGRRVAVLVSQLCVELGVGMASTRAIAEAAATHDVGKHFVPRDILDSPRSLTPMEMACVQQHTRYGAVLLDNAPANPADSSNLASIVALLHHERWDGSGYPYGLLGKEIPVCARIVALADVFDALRTRRPYKPAWSHDVTLTYILDQRGRHFDPGCVDAFLAIESNVAGCWTPADEAFADTR; from the coding sequence ATGGTGCCGATCAGTTCAGGGTGGGCCGACGAGCCCGGCGCCGTGGCGTGGCCCAGGCTCGACCCCGAACTCATTAGCCACGGTCGCCGGGTCGCCGTGCTGGTGTCGCAGTTGTGCGTGGAGCTCGGCGTCGGGATGGCCTCGACGCGCGCCATCGCCGAAGCGGCGGCTACGCATGACGTCGGCAAGCACTTCGTGCCCCGCGACATCCTGGACAGCCCGCGCTCCCTGACGCCGATGGAGATGGCCTGCGTGCAGCAGCACACGCGCTACGGCGCAGTCCTGTTGGACAATGCGCCAGCGAACCCGGCGGACAGCTCGAACTTGGCGTCGATAGTGGCCCTTCTGCACCACGAGCGCTGGGACGGATCCGGCTATCCTTATGGCCTGCTCGGCAAGGAGATTCCGGTGTGTGCGCGCATCGTCGCACTGGCCGACGTGTTCGACGCGCTGCGCACGCGCCGGCCGTACAAGCCGGCCTGGTCGCACGACGTCACGCTTACCTATATCCTCGACCAGCGAGGCCGGCACTTCGATCCGGGCTGCGTCGACGCCTTCCTGGCCATTGAGTCCAACGTGGCCGGTTGCTGGACCCCGGCGGACGAAGCCTTCGCTGACACACGCTGA
- a CDS encoding patatin-like phospholipase family protein, translated as MPIAAPARPGFVRRALLGAATLRVLLGVAVAGLLCAQPMRAAAADVLEEPEPAPRVVVVLAGGGAKGFAHLAVLRRLERNRVPIHRIVGTSMGAVVGGLYASGLSVDEIEGVIGNLDPTRVALDQIDRNELPAAQRSYQSQYPIGLELGINEHGQLGFARGASDGQRFLDLLQRLTANVPSGASFDALRIPFRAVATRYRDGEPKVFDRGDLHLAIRASMAAPGVFAPALVEGETYVDGGLVANLPVEVALAEGADVVVASYLAQPEAVQADPANALTAVSGMIDILIRQNERRSLAALRPQDILVRSHLPGVDFADFGKAAQVVAMGERAVQAQDARFAALAVRVAVSAPPARRPAQGHTAAYDPRKRVVAQVRVQGQRQVPAEEVLRRFADLVGRPFDAGQVGARVDALYAEGLFERVHYSLQPLQEGRHALILIVEEKPYGPHFLRPLLSLYSDRDANHLYSLGLGYRRRFLTASGLEMRAQLRVGTPTEVSAQLIHPVWNGWRLGADLGARHLHEPAYRSPEPVKLAYSVVSTRSIGADIEYEWERHALVRAAIVRRAVSERLDTALLVSIASDGGALQFGEIPAIRYRFNALRLQFDSDLLDSVTFPTEGHAVHVDLEQGVGGARYVRREVNVRWAARSGPHVVNLGLNAGRIDAPGCDLSNCLAARSLNLGGFQAMGAFSAGQLSGDRLAHVQLTYMRRLQEGGLLRQPVYMGWVAEFGDAWDSAAASRPTLRSSLTAFVGIDSRIGEFYIGAARGRQGNDNVFMQLGRRFEIW; from the coding sequence ATGCCGATCGCCGCACCGGCCCGGCCCGGGTTCGTGAGGCGCGCGCTACTCGGGGCGGCGACGCTGCGCGTGCTGTTGGGCGTCGCCGTCGCCGGGTTGCTCTGCGCGCAGCCTATGCGCGCCGCAGCGGCGGACGTGCTCGAGGAGCCGGAGCCGGCGCCGCGCGTCGTCGTGGTGCTGGCCGGCGGCGGCGCCAAGGGATTCGCGCACCTCGCGGTCTTGCGCCGGCTCGAACGCAACCGCGTACCGATCCACCGCATCGTCGGGACCAGCATGGGCGCGGTCGTCGGCGGCCTGTACGCGAGCGGCCTGTCGGTCGACGAGATCGAGGGTGTGATCGGCAACCTCGACCCGACGCGCGTGGCGCTCGACCAGATCGATCGCAATGAACTGCCGGCCGCGCAGCGCAGCTACCAGAGCCAGTACCCGATCGGGCTGGAGCTCGGCATCAACGAACATGGCCAGCTCGGCTTCGCGCGCGGGGCGAGTGACGGACAGCGCTTCCTGGACCTACTGCAGCGCCTGACGGCGAACGTGCCGTCGGGCGCTTCTTTCGATGCACTGCGGATCCCGTTCCGCGCCGTGGCCACGCGCTACCGCGACGGCGAGCCGAAAGTCTTCGACCGCGGCGACCTGCACCTTGCGATCCGCGCGAGCATGGCCGCTCCGGGCGTCTTCGCGCCGGCGCTGGTGGAGGGCGAGACCTACGTCGATGGCGGGCTGGTGGCGAACCTGCCTGTCGAAGTTGCCCTTGCCGAAGGCGCCGACGTGGTAGTGGCGTCTTACCTCGCGCAGCCCGAGGCTGTGCAAGCCGACCCCGCGAACGCGCTGACCGCGGTGAGTGGGATGATCGACATCCTGATTCGCCAGAACGAGCGGCGCAGTCTGGCCGCCCTGCGGCCGCAGGACATCCTCGTGCGCAGCCACCTGCCCGGCGTGGACTTCGCCGACTTCGGCAAGGCGGCACAGGTAGTCGCAATGGGCGAGCGGGCCGTGCAGGCGCAGGATGCGCGTTTCGCCGCGCTGGCCGTGCGCGTGGCCGTGTCGGCTCCGCCCGCGCGACGACCAGCGCAGGGCCATACGGCCGCCTACGACCCGCGCAAGCGGGTCGTCGCGCAGGTGCGAGTGCAGGGCCAGCGCCAGGTCCCGGCGGAGGAGGTGCTGCGCCGATTCGCCGACCTGGTGGGCAGACCGTTCGACGCCGGCCAGGTCGGCGCGCGGGTGGACGCGCTGTACGCCGAGGGCCTGTTCGAGCGCGTGCACTACTCGCTGCAGCCACTGCAGGAAGGGCGCCATGCGCTCATCCTGATCGTCGAGGAGAAGCCCTACGGCCCGCACTTCCTGCGGCCCCTCCTATCGCTTTATTCGGACCGCGACGCGAACCACCTGTACTCGCTCGGCCTCGGCTACCGGCGCCGTTTCCTCACCGCTTCGGGGCTCGAAATGCGCGCGCAGCTGCGCGTGGGCACGCCGACCGAGGTGTCGGCCCAGCTGATACACCCGGTGTGGAACGGTTGGCGGCTGGGCGCGGACCTCGGTGCGCGGCACCTGCACGAGCCGGCCTACCGCTCACCGGAGCCGGTGAAGCTCGCCTACAGCGTCGTCTCGACGCGCAGTATCGGGGCTGACATCGAATACGAGTGGGAGCGGCATGCGCTGGTGCGCGCCGCGATCGTCAGGCGCGCGGTCTCCGAGCGGCTGGACACCGCGCTGCTCGTCAGCATCGCGTCCGACGGCGGGGCGCTGCAGTTCGGCGAAATTCCGGCCATCCGCTACCGCTTCAACGCGCTGCGGCTGCAATTCGACAGCGACCTGCTCGACTCGGTGACCTTTCCGACCGAAGGCCATGCCGTCCACGTGGACCTCGAGCAGGGCGTGGGCGGCGCACGCTACGTACGGCGCGAAGTCAATGTTCGCTGGGCGGCACGCAGCGGGCCGCACGTGGTCAACCTGGGCCTGAACGCGGGCCGCATTGACGCACCCGGTTGCGATCTGAGCAACTGCCTGGCGGCGCGTTCACTGAACCTCGGCGGCTTCCAGGCCATGGGCGCGTTCAGCGCGGGCCAGTTGTCGGGCGATCGCCTTGCCCACGTGCAGTTGACCTACATGCGGCGCCTGCAGGAGGGTGGCTTGCTGCGCCAGCCGGTCTACATGGGATGGGTCGCGGAGTTCGGCGATGCCTGGGATTCGGCCGCCGCGTCGCGCCCGACGCTGCGCAGCAGCCTGACCGCCTTCGTGGGCATCGACAGCCGGATCGGCGAGTTCTACATCGGCGCCGCGCGCGGCAGGCAGGGCAACGACAATGTGTTCATGCAGCTGGGGCGTCGATTCGAGATCTGGTGA
- a CDS encoding DUF535 family protein, producing the protein MTSNAFEWSWRQFDELDDGAGGLFGTWRRRCKFMVRSLWLADFHRTNHAVLHLYAPRLAARDPWSTSRVIRPYLRRGLSVRGRMRAVAEHYAWMWAQVRRSVCEALYEGDAIELWGGLEAARLVLRAAGPQGREGELAIDLLWRGERVLSCAFSVVEASIAAGAAVPHDGPACVVGAIQGGRNALTALRELGHAGHRLQPTALMVAAVQGLAGGWGIGTVLVVARAAHVYSSYRSNRRRVGLDYDLLWQLAHARPHSAHYWRLPVTPELRSEAEVASRRRAQHRRRCALRLAVFDAVRDATAALIKVPAPVRARG; encoded by the coding sequence TTGACTAGCAACGCATTCGAGTGGAGCTGGCGCCAGTTCGACGAACTGGACGACGGCGCGGGCGGCCTGTTCGGCACTTGGCGGCGGCGATGCAAGTTCATGGTCCGCAGCCTGTGGCTCGCGGATTTCCATCGCACGAACCATGCCGTGCTGCACCTGTACGCGCCCAGGCTCGCCGCGCGCGACCCTTGGTCCACGAGCCGGGTGATCCGCCCGTACCTGCGGCGCGGCCTGTCGGTACGCGGCCGGATGCGCGCCGTCGCCGAACACTACGCGTGGATGTGGGCCCAGGTGCGCCGGTCGGTTTGCGAGGCGCTCTACGAAGGTGACGCGATCGAACTCTGGGGCGGCCTCGAGGCGGCTCGGCTCGTGCTCCGCGCCGCCGGGCCTCAAGGGCGCGAAGGCGAACTCGCCATCGATCTGCTCTGGCGCGGCGAGCGTGTGCTCAGCTGCGCGTTCAGCGTCGTCGAGGCCTCCATCGCCGCCGGTGCCGCCGTGCCCCACGACGGGCCGGCCTGCGTGGTCGGCGCGATCCAGGGTGGCCGCAACGCGTTGACTGCTCTTCGCGAACTCGGGCACGCCGGCCATCGACTTCAGCCGACCGCACTCATGGTCGCGGCGGTGCAAGGCCTGGCCGGCGGCTGGGGCATCGGCACCGTGCTGGTCGTCGCGCGCGCCGCTCATGTCTACAGCAGCTACCGCTCGAACCGCCGGCGCGTCGGGCTCGACTACGACCTGCTGTGGCAGCTGGCGCATGCGCGCCCGCACAGCGCGCATTACTGGCGCCTGCCCGTCACGCCAGAGCTGCGCAGCGAGGCCGAGGTCGCGTCGCGGCGCCGCGCCCAGCATCGCCGCCGCTGCGCACTGCGACTGGCCGTGTTCGACGCGGTACGCGATGCCACCGCCGCCCTGATCAAGGTTCCGGCGCCGGTGCGCGCGCGTGGCTGA
- a CDS encoding lytic polysaccharide monooxygenase, translating into MKRSRMKAPRRVRQAPLALACGLLVAATGAHAHGWVSAPASRSALCNSRVNTGCGPVQYEPQSLEAPSGFPQGGPPDGHIASANQTQFSQLDAQTSTRWERRPLTAGPVDFKWTFTAPHITRNYRYYITRPDWNPNSQLARASFDTTPFCTIDGMMQPAPNPATHHCTAPARSGYHVILAVWEVGDTANSFYQVIDADFGGTSAPAPAPAPAPAPAPAPAPAPAPAPAPAPAPAPAPAPAPAPAPAPAPAPAPAPAPAPAPALPPTAAPAPAPAVNTNSKAGGCTLVTSGDAPVDPALGGMAMLAAFAVWRRRKAEATRSDNSVET; encoded by the coding sequence ATGAAGAGATCTCGGATGAAGGCGCCACGTCGTGTGCGCCAGGCCCCCCTGGCGCTGGCATGCGGCCTGCTCGTGGCAGCGACGGGGGCACACGCCCACGGCTGGGTCAGCGCACCGGCCTCGCGGTCGGCGCTGTGCAACAGCCGCGTCAACACAGGTTGCGGGCCGGTCCAGTACGAGCCACAGAGCCTCGAGGCACCGTCGGGCTTCCCGCAGGGGGGGCCGCCGGACGGCCACATCGCCAGCGCGAACCAGACGCAATTCAGTCAGCTCGACGCGCAAACCTCGACACGCTGGGAACGCCGCCCGCTGACGGCTGGCCCGGTCGACTTCAAGTGGACCTTTACCGCGCCGCACATCACGCGCAACTACCGCTACTACATCACCCGGCCGGACTGGAATCCGAACTCGCAACTCGCCCGCGCGTCCTTCGACACGACGCCCTTCTGCACCATCGACGGGATGATGCAGCCCGCACCAAACCCGGCCACCCACCACTGCACGGCGCCGGCGCGCTCGGGCTACCACGTGATCCTCGCAGTGTGGGAGGTGGGCGACACGGCCAACAGCTTCTACCAGGTCATCGACGCCGATTTTGGCGGGACCTCAGCACCTGCTCCGGCACCTGCGCCTGCTCCGGCGCCTGCTCCGGCGCCTGCTCCGGCACCTGCTCCGGCGCCTGCTCCGGCACCTGCTCCGGCTCCGGCTCCGGCTCCGGCTCCGGCACCTGCACCTGCACCTGCACCTGCACCTGCACCTGCACCTGCACCTGCACCCGCTCCAGCACTGCCACCGACCGCCGCACCGGCCCCCGCGCCCGCGGTGAACACGAACTCCAAGGCCGGCGGCTGCACCCTGGTCACCTCGGGCGATGCGCCCGTCGACCCGGCGCTCGGCGGCATGGCGATGCTGGCGGCCTTCGCCGTCTGGCGCCGCCGCAAGGCCGAGGCAACTCGTTCCGACAACTCCGTGGAGACCTGA
- the mrtJ gene encoding JDVT-CTERM system glutamic-type intramembrane protease, which yields MTEDRTPAAARARPVRVVPLDAALHVVVLGAALAVLGNTMHTWLVIVCSPWLEEIVFRLGLQDALQRCLPRLGGAVPVILTAIAFGAAHAVLNPGPWAWATALPALPIGAVYRRLGRLAPCALLHAAFNLIWFAGGPNLAFAKLVAESPS from the coding sequence GTGACCGAGGACCGCACGCCCGCCGCGGCACGGGCGCGGCCAGTGCGCGTTGTGCCGCTCGACGCGGCACTGCACGTGGTCGTGCTCGGCGCGGCCTTGGCGGTGCTCGGCAACACCATGCACACGTGGCTCGTCATCGTCTGCAGCCCGTGGCTCGAGGAGATCGTCTTCCGGCTCGGGCTGCAAGACGCGCTGCAGCGCTGCCTGCCGCGGCTGGGGGGAGCCGTGCCTGTGATCCTCACCGCCATCGCCTTCGGCGCGGCGCATGCCGTCCTGAACCCTGGGCCCTGGGCCTGGGCGACGGCGCTGCCGGCGCTGCCGATCGGCGCCGTCTATCGCCGACTGGGCCGCCTCGCGCCGTGTGCGCTGCTGCATGCCGCGTTCAACCTGATTTGGTTTGCCGGCGGCCCGAATCTCGCCTTTGCCAAATTGGTGGCTGAGAGCCCATCGTGA
- the dsbD gene encoding protein-disulfide reductase DsbD has translation MDPDDAFAVSAQPADDRSIELRFRIAPGHYLYRDRISWAAQSATLGSAELPSGQVKYDSNFQKSLETYRGELRVRLPVKRAAARFTLDIGWQGCADEGLCYAPMTRSLQVGLAGFGGDGSVQPGSAADEAPAKAPGSAEQLLASGRFGWVVAGFFVMGVLLSLTPCVLPMLPILSSIIVGSGTATRTRGLTLAASYSLGMALVYTAAGVAAGLAGEGLAAHLQQPWILLSFGLLLTVFALALLGSFELQLPAGWTAGLHAAAGRLPGGRAAGVFAMGALSALVVSPCVSAPLAGALVFIGRTHDVALGGSALFALAAGMSVPLLLLGASAGALLPRAGPWMVSVKRLFAVLLLALAVWTVQPALGASAGVAAWGALLLVVGFMLNPFDPPRPEHPAQPFRRAAGFAALVLGSLQLVGAGAGATDPLRPLAALRDAPISAANASPALRNVAGPDELDTMLRSAGRPVVLTFHADWCVSCKELEHTVYADPQIAARLPRALTLGADVTANAPAQRALMRRFGLYGPPGVVFFDAAGRERADLRMIGLHSAQEFARALDQMGL, from the coding sequence TTGGACCCTGACGATGCCTTCGCGGTGTCTGCGCAGCCGGCCGACGACCGCTCGATTGAGCTGCGCTTTCGCATCGCACCGGGCCACTACCTCTACCGCGACCGCATCAGCTGGGCCGCACAGAGCGCCACGCTCGGCAGCGCCGAGCTGCCGAGCGGACAGGTCAAGTACGACAGCAATTTCCAGAAGTCGCTCGAGACCTACCGCGGCGAACTGCGCGTGCGCCTGCCGGTCAAGCGGGCGGCCGCGCGCTTCACGCTCGACATCGGCTGGCAGGGTTGCGCCGACGAAGGCCTGTGTTACGCGCCGATGACTCGCAGCCTGCAGGTCGGCCTGGCTGGCTTCGGCGGCGACGGGTCGGTGCAGCCGGGCTCGGCCGCCGACGAGGCCCCGGCCAAGGCGCCGGGCTCCGCGGAGCAGCTGCTCGCCAGCGGCCGCTTCGGCTGGGTGGTCGCGGGCTTCTTCGTCATGGGCGTGCTGCTGTCGCTGACGCCCTGCGTGCTGCCGATGCTGCCGATCCTGTCCTCCATCATCGTCGGCAGCGGCACGGCCACGCGGACGCGCGGGCTGACCCTGGCGGCGAGCTACTCGCTGGGCATGGCGCTGGTCTACACGGCCGCCGGCGTCGCCGCCGGCCTGGCCGGGGAGGGACTCGCGGCGCACCTCCAGCAGCCGTGGATCCTGCTGTCCTTCGGCCTGCTGCTGACCGTGTTCGCGCTGGCGTTGCTCGGCTCCTTCGAGCTGCAGCTGCCCGCCGGCTGGACCGCGGGTCTACACGCCGCCGCCGGCCGCCTGCCGGGCGGCCGCGCCGCGGGCGTCTTTGCGATGGGGGCGCTGTCGGCGCTGGTGGTCAGCCCGTGCGTGAGCGCGCCGCTGGCCGGCGCCCTCGTGTTCATCGGCCGCACGCACGACGTCGCGCTCGGCGGCAGCGCGCTGTTCGCGCTGGCCGCCGGAATGAGTGTGCCGCTTCTGCTGCTCGGCGCCTCGGCCGGCGCGCTGCTGCCACGCGCCGGCCCGTGGATGGTGTCGGTCAAGCGCCTCTTCGCGGTGCTGCTGCTCGCGCTTGCGGTGTGGACGGTCCAGCCGGCCCTGGGCGCGTCGGCCGGCGTGGCGGCGTGGGGTGCGCTGCTGCTGGTCGTCGGCTTCATGCTTAACCCGTTCGACCCGCCAAGGCCAGAGCACCCCGCGCAGCCGTTCCGCCGCGCGGCCGGGTTCGCGGCGCTCGTGCTCGGGTCGCTGCAGCTCGTCGGCGCCGGCGCCGGCGCGACCGATCCGCTGCGGCCGCTCGCGGCGCTGCGCGACGCCCCGATTTCTGCGGCGAACGCAAGCCCGGCGTTGCGCAACGTCGCCGGCCCGGACGAACTCGACACGATGCTGCGCTCGGCGGGCCGGCCCGTGGTGCTGACCTTCCATGCCGACTGGTGCGTGTCATGCAAGGAGCTGGAGCACACGGTCTACGCCGATCCGCAGATCGCCGCGCGCCTGCCGCGCGCCCTCACCCTCGGCGCCGACGTGACAGCCAACGCGCCGGCGCAACGTGCGCTGATGCGCCGCTTCGGCCTCTACGGCCCACCAGGGGTGGTGTTCTTCGACGCCGCCGGGCGCGAGCGCGCGGACCTTCGCATGATAGGCCTGCACTCCGCCCAGGAGTTCGCGCGGGCGCTCGACCAGATGGGCCTCTAG